In Sorghum bicolor cultivar BTx623 chromosome 10, Sorghum_bicolor_NCBIv3, whole genome shotgun sequence, one genomic interval encodes:
- the LOC110430939 gene encoding uncharacterized protein LOC110430939: MDVKSAFLNGYINELVYVEQPPGFEDPRYPKHVYRLSKALYGLKQAPRAWYERLRDFLIEKGFKIGKVDTTLFTKKMNGEIFICQVYVDDIIFGSTNEDFCKEFGDLMSKEFEMSMIGELSFFLGFQVKQMKEGVFISQEKYTQDLLKRFKMMDCKPIKTPMASNGHLDLDEGGNPIDKTLYRSMIGSLLYLTASRPDIMFSVCMCARYQAMPMESHLIAVKRILRYLKYTPCLGLWYPKGARFQLVGYSDSDYAGCRIDRKSTSGGCHFLGRSLVSWMSKKQNSVALSTAEAEYIAAGACCAQILYMKQTLLDYGVVLDKVPLLCDNESAVKLANNPVQHTRTKHID; this comes from the coding sequence atggatgtgaaaagtgcctttttgaatggttatattaatgagcttgtctatgttgagcaaccccccggttttgaagaccctaggtaccccaagcatgtctaccggttgtccaaggctctctatggtctcaagcaagctcctagagcttggtatgagagacttagggacttcctcattgagaagggcttcaagattggaaaagttgacacaacactcttcaccaagaaaatgaatggggaaatcttcatttgccaagtttatgttgatgatattatttttggctctactaatgaagatttttgcaaggaatttggtgatttgatgtccaaggagtttgagatgtccatgattggcgagctatccttcttcctaggatttcaagtcaagcaaatgaaggaaggggtctttatctctcaagagaagtatactcaagatcttctcaagagattcaagatgatggattgcaagccaatcaagactcccatggcatcaaatgggcatctcgacttggatgagggaggtaaccctattgacaagactctctatcgttccatgataggaagtctactctacctcaccgcatctaggcccgatataatgtttagtgtgtgtatgtgtgctaggtatcaagcaatgcctatggaatctcacttgattgcggtcaagagaattcttaggtatctaaaatacacaccttgcctaggcttgtggtatcccaaaggtgcaagattccaacttgtaggctattccgattcggattatgccgggtgccggattgatagaaaaagcacatccggagggtgccattttctaggtagatcacttgtctcttggatgtcaaagaaacaaaatagtgttgccttatcaacggccgaggcggaatacatagccgccggtgcttgttgtgcacaaatactctatatgaaacaaactttgctagactatggagtagtgctagacaaagtacccttgttgtgtgacaacgaaagtgctgtaaaacttgcaaacaacccggttcaacacacccgcacaaaacatattgac